One stretch of Planctomycetota bacterium DNA includes these proteins:
- a CDS encoding ATP-binding cassette domain-containing protein, with protein sequence MESFMTDPAPILQARDLSLGYGRRTILRNVTFTIERGQRWFIVGPNGQGKTTLLRGILGLIPADPVALKRDPVTMRPDRIGFVPQRCDLNPTLPTTVREFVGLGLIGQRVDRSEREARMIEALQSVSLDDRIDADYWSLSGGQRQRALLARAMIRRPAVLVLDEPASGLDLTSEDALMRALAELNHATNLTILFVTHNVELAARYATHIALVHGGEVRAGPAGDILQSDLLERVYGVPITITQEAEGVIAAHVGRSSYPHPSEVGAGGG encoded by the coding sequence ATGGAGTCTTTCATGACTGACCCAGCCCCGATTCTTCAAGCCCGCGACCTTTCCCTCGGATATGGTCGGCGGACGATTCTGCGCAACGTGACGTTCACCATTGAGCGCGGTCAGCGATGGTTCATCGTCGGCCCCAACGGGCAGGGCAAGACCACGCTCCTGCGCGGCATCCTCGGACTCATCCCTGCCGACCCCGTCGCATTGAAGCGCGACCCCGTGACGATGCGACCCGATCGCATCGGCTTCGTGCCCCAGCGCTGCGACCTGAACCCGACGTTGCCGACGACCGTGCGCGAATTCGTCGGCCTGGGGCTCATCGGCCAGCGCGTCGATCGGTCGGAACGCGAAGCACGCATGATCGAAGCGCTGCAAAGCGTGTCGCTCGATGATCGCATCGACGCGGACTACTGGTCGCTGTCCGGCGGGCAGCGCCAGCGGGCGCTGCTCGCCCGCGCCATGATCCGTCGCCCCGCCGTGCTGGTGCTTGACGAACCGGCCAGCGGGCTGGACCTGACCAGCGAAGACGCCCTGATGCGGGCGCTGGCGGAGCTGAATCACGCGACGAATCTGACGATTCTGTTTGTCACGCACAACGTTGAACTGGCGGCGCGCTATGCGACGCACATCGCGCTGGTGCATGGCGGCGAAGTCCGAGCCGGTCCGGCGGGCGACATTCTTCAAAGCGATCTGCTGGAGCGCGTCTACGGCGTGCCGATCACCATCACGCAGGAAGCCGAAGGCGTCATCGCCGCCCACGTCGGCCGATCTTCTTACCCCCATCCCTCCGAGGTGGGGGCAGGGGGAGGGTGA
- a CDS encoding iron chelate uptake ABC transporter family permease subunit encodes MIHDFCQSWDLFANTYIAGWLIAVLLAMVGVMVVARDQIFIGAAVAQASTLGIALAMIGATWFGHGVDDAAFAPLAAVVFAVGAAVLTARPGQIGRESHEAVTGWVFLGASAGAILLVTHSPHGLDEVQRLLASSIIGASLADVAVFAALAIVTVVIITLAHRTLRLLVMDEQTAAVLGVRVRLWNFAIAIWLGLTLGLSLRTSGMLYAFGCLVLPALAAKSLCRRVAPMFVVAPLVALIAAVMAFVLANHYDLPPAQTDVGLMAGLMLPAWGVRRLRG; translated from the coding sequence ATGATTCACGACTTCTGCCAGTCATGGGACCTGTTCGCCAACACGTACATCGCCGGCTGGCTCATCGCGGTGCTACTTGCGATGGTTGGGGTCATGGTCGTCGCCCGCGATCAGATTTTCATCGGCGCGGCGGTCGCGCAGGCGTCGACGCTTGGCATCGCGCTGGCGATGATCGGCGCGACGTGGTTCGGGCACGGCGTCGACGATGCGGCCTTCGCGCCGCTGGCGGCGGTGGTCTTCGCCGTCGGCGCGGCTGTGCTGACGGCAAGGCCCGGGCAGATCGGGCGCGAGTCGCACGAGGCGGTGACGGGATGGGTCTTTCTCGGCGCGTCGGCGGGCGCGATTCTGCTCGTGACTCATTCGCCGCACGGGCTCGACGAAGTGCAGCGGCTTCTCGCTTCGAGCATCATCGGCGCTTCGCTCGCCGACGTCGCCGTCTTCGCCGCGCTGGCGATCGTCACGGTGGTCATCATCACCTTGGCGCACCGCACGCTGCGACTGCTCGTCATGGACGAACAGACCGCGGCCGTGCTGGGCGTGCGCGTGCGGCTGTGGAACTTCGCCATCGCGATCTGGCTGGGCCTGACACTCGGACTGTCGCTGCGCACGAGCGGGATGCTCTACGCCTTCGGCTGCCTCGTCCTGCCGGCGCTGGCGGCGAAGAGTCTGTGCCGCCGCGTCGCGCCGATGTTCGTCGTCGCGCCGCTCGTCGCGCTGATCGCCGCCGTGATGGCGTTCGTCCTCGCCAATCACTACGACCTGCCGCCGGCGCAGACGGACGTCGGGCTCATGGCGGGGTTGATGTTGCCGGCGTGGGGCGTGCGCCGGCTGCGCGGATGA
- the gatB gene encoding Asp-tRNA(Asn)/Glu-tRNA(Gln) amidotransferase subunit GatB, which translates to MTTIHGLRTQLKVGMEIHVELATRTKMWTGVPNVAHRDYFEAAPNSLVDPIVIGMPGTLPVMNGAAVEMSIKVGLALGCEIARWCKWDRKSYYYPDLPKNYQISQYDLPLVGTGVVDVPMSEAPDAPMKPIRITRAHLEEDAGKLLHEAPGGRPIDYSIVDLNRAGTPLLEIVTEPDFETADHAVQFGQMLRNICRFLGVTEGIMQRGHMRFEPNINVLIEKDGKTFATPIVEVKNLNSFRAVTGAIAYEHERQVEQFLADGKVMAPGSKSTRGWDDVKMVTVLQREKEDAHDYRYFPDPDLVPVTVDEPWLDRIRAEIPELPYSRKRRYMTDYGLNTKQADTLVDEREVCMYFEAVIEAGVDGKRAATLLLNNLAKRANERACLISDVGVSAAQLAAIEKMNAGGQIGSNAVDELVGLCVEQGESADPAALAKERGLIQVSDDGALNAWVDAAIEAEPQAAADVRAGKMAAIGRLVGAVMKLSKGQANPKVIQQKLREKLAS; encoded by the coding sequence ATGACCACGATTCACGGCCTCAGAACCCAGCTCAAAGTCGGCATGGAGATCCATGTCGAACTCGCCACCCGCACCAAGATGTGGACCGGCGTGCCCAACGTCGCGCATCGCGATTACTTCGAGGCGGCGCCCAATTCGCTCGTCGACCCGATCGTCATCGGCATGCCCGGCACGCTGCCCGTCATGAACGGCGCAGCCGTCGAAATGTCCATCAAAGTCGGCCTCGCCCTCGGGTGCGAGATCGCCCGCTGGTGCAAGTGGGACCGCAAAAGCTACTATTACCCCGATCTGCCCAAGAACTATCAGATCAGCCAGTACGATCTGCCGCTCGTCGGCACGGGTGTCGTCGATGTGCCGATGAGCGAGGCGCCCGACGCCCCGATGAAACCGATCCGCATCACGCGGGCGCATCTCGAAGAAGACGCGGGCAAGCTGCTGCACGAAGCGCCGGGCGGGCGGCCGATTGATTATTCGATTGTGGATCTGAATCGCGCAGGGACGCCGCTGCTGGAGATCGTCACGGAGCCGGACTTTGAGACGGCCGATCACGCGGTGCAGTTCGGGCAGATGCTGCGCAACATCTGTCGCTTCCTCGGCGTCACCGAGGGCATCATGCAGCGGGGCCACATGCGCTTCGAGCCCAACATCAACGTGCTCATCGAAAAAGACGGCAAGACGTTCGCCACGCCCATCGTCGAAGTCAAAAACCTCAACAGCTTCCGCGCCGTCACCGGGGCGATCGCCTATGAGCACGAGCGGCAGGTCGAGCAGTTCCTCGCCGACGGCAAGGTCATGGCCCCGGGGTCCAAGAGCACGCGCGGGTGGGACGATGTGAAGATGGTCACCGTCCTTCAGCGCGAGAAGGAGGATGCGCACGACTACCGCTACTTCCCCGACCCGGACCTTGTGCCGGTCACGGTGGATGAGCCCTGGCTCGATCGCATCCGCGCGGAGATTCCGGAGCTGCCGTACAGCCGCAAGCGACGATACATGACGGATTACGGGCTCAACACCAAGCAGGCCGACACGCTCGTCGACGAGCGCGAGGTGTGCATGTACTTTGAAGCGGTCATCGAAGCGGGGGTCGACGGCAAGCGTGCCGCGACGCTCTTGCTCAACAATCTCGCCAAGCGCGCCAACGAGCGCGCGTGTCTGATCAGCGATGTCGGCGTCAGCGCCGCCCAGCTTGCGGCGATCGAGAAGATGAACGCCGGCGGACAGATCGGCTCCAACGCGGTCGATGAACTGGTCGGCCTGTGCGTCGAGCAGGGCGAATCCGCCGACCCGGCCGCGCTGGCGAAGGAGCGGGGGCTGATTCAGGTCAGCGATGACGGGGCGCTGAACGCATGGGTCGACGCCGCGATCGAAGCGGAGCCGCAGGCGGCAGCGGATGTGCGCGCCGGCAAGATGGCCGCGATCGGCCGGCTCGTCGGGGCGGTGATGAAGCTCAGCAAGGGCCAGGCGAATCCGAAAGTGATCCAGCAGAAGTTGCGGGAAAAGCTCGCATCCTGA